ATTCTTCGCATGAAGTCCAATTTCTTTCATTTTTCTAGTGTCAATATAATCATGCGGTGGAAAGCCGCTATCATACATTGCCTTCTTAAAACTAGCAATACCCTTCTCAGTTTCTTCATTAAAAATGTAAGACTGAGGCTTAACCAAGGTAGCTTCTTCAATGGCCTTCTGTAGACGATGATATGTACCTGTGTAGTCTGTTGTGTTTTTGATTGTGATTATTGCATCTTGTATGTAGTCAAACGGTTTAAAATTTTGGAAGGTTTCATTATTTTCTTTCATTTGTATTCCTCCTAATGTTCTTTATAAAAGACTCATTTTAAAGCATTAAGCTTTTCAATTGCATATTGATCGGCTATCACTTCGAAGGGATGTTCGCGATATTTTTTATGAAACAGGGTTAAATTGTTAAAAAATTCATCCGACCCCTGCTCAGACATTTTAATTAGTTTCTCTAACTCACCCAATTCTAGTTTTGACATTTCAGCATTGTAGTCTGAATTAAATTCATTTCCACTTAAACCTCTCGATGCATATCTTGTCTGAAAATCAAACCAATGACCTAATTCATGTAAAATGGAAAAAACGGCATATAATTCAGGATCAATAGGTTCATTATTGGCGAGAAGATGGTTTCTCCGCAATAAATTTTCAACTCCAGAAAGTATGCATGGATCATCTGGTATAGCTTGATGCAAAACCGTAATTGAGTCTTCTACTGCAATTTCCGGAATAACGATGCCAGCTTTATAGTTTCCTTTTCCTTCAGGCCAGAAAGCAGGAGTTGGTTGCCTTTTTGCGTTTATTAAAGTGGAGACTGGGATTTCTTGATAGAAGATGCCATCGGGTATTATCAATCTTGCAATATCTATTAACATCATATGTTTAACGCTCCCATTCTTGATGAAAGAATTGTTTTATTACCATCTATGTAATGTCGTTATTTTCACGACAACACTTCGTTGATACGCCGCTCGGAAAATATCCACTCCGGTGGAATCAAGTCATCAGGGTATTGTGCCTTAGTCCACACCTTGTTTTCCCTTAGCACGGTATCTCCAGTGCCATTGCGCGCTTTTTTCATTAAATCAGCTACTTCAGACGGTGTTGCTATATAAACTCTGGGCATCTCATTAATTTGGACACCTTTGAATTGAACAAGGCTAAATATAGTTTTCTTAGAGTGCTTGAGTAGCCATGAATCAATTGCCTCATGATAACTAACACTTTCACTCTTGTATCCTTGAGTTAGTCCCCAACCACCATCTCTACTTCCTTTTACCGATACTTTTATAATGCTTTCTCCTTTTGATACCATTAAGTCATACTCTGGTTGGTTTGCTCCATACTGAACAGAGACATCAAATCCAATTCTTGCAAATAAAAAAGCCGTAATGGACTCGGCTGCAACTGATACATGCCATGAATTAACCAATATTGCTGTCACTCTCCTTTTGATAAAAGTATTATTTCACAGCACGTGTAGCTTCCCATATCTTTTTCACGGCTCCTTATTTTTCTGGACAAGTTGACAATAGGTCAGAGATCCAAGCATAGGTCTCAGATCCATTTTATATCCTATTTATCCCTAATAGGTCATCTACAGACATATTGTGTAGTTTTGAAAGTGAAATTATTGCTTCAAAATTAGGCTCTCTTAATCCAGTCTCATAGTCATCCTGCTGACATTAAGGTATTCAGCAACCTGCTCACCCGTTAAGCCTTTCTTCTTTCGATAGTAACGAAGTTTAACACCAATTTTTTGGGCATTGGTCATTTCTTTAGGTTGCTCACTTGCATCTATCTTCATTTCCATTGGTTCGATATCATCATTAGACGTATCAAGTGTAGCGCCTTTGGCTTTTTCTGCAATAATTCTGAATTTTTCTCTAAACCCATTAAAAATGATTTCTGTTTCTTCTTTGGATGCTCCCCAAAGATCCCAATATTGCAATGCAAATTCTTTAAATAAAACCGCTTCATTAATTGTCGCTACTCCAAGTATTTCTGCCATAAGGGCAGGTGACTTTATTTGTTTCATTATATCCTTATAAATTTCACTAAGTCTTTCAACAGCAAATTCTCCTTTAAGCTCTTGGGAATAACTCATATCCGGTATAACTGCCATTATTTCAAATCTATTAGCTTCCTTATTATTAGATACAATCTTATTATCTTCTAAAAACATAATTTGAATCATTTCTATACCAGTAAGTATTTCCCCTTGAATATTGGCTTCGGTAGCCAAGTCTTCTCCTACTATTTAATCCCATATAAATATAAACCCCTGCGCAGGATAAACGACCATCCGGCATTAATAAAGATCTCCCCCATCGTAGGGTATTCTTTATAAGGGACCATGGACTCCCCTTTAACACCGTACCGTTTCTCGAACCCAGATCCTTCAGGACGTACCACCGTTTACACTACGAAAGCTCGAGCCGGTAAAGTCCCTACGCCCTGAATATAGAGGAGATCTTAGCCAGTTAAATTAAATAGATACACCATTATCCCTACAAGCAAAGGTCCTATCACTAAAAACCCGAATATCAGGGCAATAACTTTTAGAGTTCCTGATATTCCTTTTGACGAGTTCAAGGTGTCTAGTTTATTATTGATTTCTTTTAGCTCTTTCAATATTTCTCTATTTAGATCTTCAGACACATCAAAGTCCTCCTTATACATATGAACAAAAAACAAGATGTTTTTTCAATTAATCGTTAACATATACAAAGTTATTAGTTAATCGGTACATTTTACCATAATCATCATACCAGATGTTTCTATATATCTAGTAAAAATAAAAAAACCAAAAGCCCCTCAAAAAATTAGGGTACACCTTTGGTTCTCTGCAATAATCCGAATTTTCTCTAAGCTTCATAGAATAATAGCTTCGCAAATCCTACTTCTACAATAATAACCCCGTATTAATATAAACCCCTGCGCAAGGTAAACTCCCATCCCGCAATAATAAAGACATCCCCCTCCATCAGAGGGTATTCTTTATAAGGCACCATGGACTCCCCCTTCAACATCGTGCCATTTCTCGAACCCAGATCCTTCAGTACGTAACCTCCGCCTTCACGCGAAAGTTCGACATGTGCCCGTGAAGTCCCCACTCCCTGTGCGACGAATTGGGCTACGTCAGGGGACCGGCCGATAATGAAATGGGGCTGATGCAGTTCAATCCGCTGGGGGGTAACTGCATTCGGTTCGTTTAGCTCGAGGTAAGCACCTGCTGAATGTTGCACGCCTGGACGGGCTGCGGCATCCGGACTTAGCAGCACGGTAGCCCCCCCGCCTCCAGGGACCGAAAGCACCTCCGTCCGTTGGGCCAACTGGGCATAATAATCCCCCTCCTCCCCATATGGATCCGCAGTCGCAGCTGCTGCCTCAGATGAACGCGAATAAGCATGGCCCTGCGGAGACTGTGCAGGATATCCCGCTGAATGGTGATCTCTCTCGGAGTTAACTGGAGATTTAGGGACCCGCCATCTCCAATTCTCTTTTCCCTCCTCAAGCTCTGCTTCTGCTTTTCCGGCGTCTGTTTCCGAGTTATCCCCAAGAAGCCCCGATAAAGGATCCGCCTGAAAACGTGGGACGGACTTCCACTTGGAATGCTCCTGCGGGCTAAGCTCTGTTGACTCGAACATGGGCAGGGAACCGGACCAATCGCCGGATCTCCGTGATAGCAGCTGAAGTTTACCTGTCCAGCCAAGCCAGGTTACTGCAGCAAGCAGAATCGTAATCCCAACCGACAACCCCAACATCAGTGAAGTAGGCTGATTCATGTAAAGTAATCTCCAAGCTCCCGCTGCGGCGAGCAAACATCCTAATAAAATATAGGTGCGAAGAGGCGAAGTCTTGTCATTGTCCGAAGCTTCTGAATTTGTATCATCCGTATCAGGCAGCCACGAGGGAGTGGAACCCAAAGGGCTTCGACCCACATGAGAATTCGTTTCCTCGCTCTTGCCCCTCTTCCCAAACATCTCATTGGTACGCTCAGTCAGACCTCGGATTAAACTCTGTTTATCCGTGTTGATGTCACTCTCCGTCTGCGGCACTGCAGTCCGCCCGCGAGCCGGTTCTGTAAATGCGAATGCAGGCTTGGAGCCCATGTTGCTTGATTGACTACCGGTATAGAGCGATCCTTGATTCAAACCTGAAGACACTGCTGCATTTGCTTGAGTTACAGCACGATGGTCTTCACCCTCTCCTGCTAACAGGTCGACCACAAGCTTCTTAAGTCCCGGCAGATTGAAGCTCTGTTCACTGCAAAACGACATCAGTGCCTGTATCCCTCCCCCTTTTAGCTCCGTCACCGATGCGAGCAACCTTGTCATTAGCTCTTTGAGCATAACTGGAAGACGTGTGCCGCCTGCTTCGGTAGCTGCAACGGGAACATACGTTAAATATAAAGTGCCAAGATCCAGGGAACCTTCAATAAACAGATAATCCTCATGAAGTATGTAATTCTCCGGCTGAAGCATATACAGCTTGCTGTCCTCCAGAGCGGTGACGATTTGCAGCAGCAATCCAAAATATTCGGTCAGCGTCATTCGCTCGCTCTTTAACGCTTGAGACAGCATTTTTTTGCCGGTGATATCATACTCCAGCGTTACCTTATAATCGACTTCTTTCATATGCAGCTTCAAGAAATGAGGGATTCTCGAAGAACGGATCATTCCCAGCTGTACATGATTAAGTTCTGATGATTGGATTCCTTCAGCCCGGTCCAGCACCATAATGGTTCCACCATTCTGCATAAAATCCGCCTTTAATCCGAGCATAAGCTCCCCCCTCCTACAAGTGCAGTACCACATACGTGCTGATTACACCAGGAAGGACAGCAATCATAAAGGGGAATCGCAAGTGTTCCTCCTGGCTATTGCGCCATGGTAACCAGCTCTTCATAACAAAAACGCCGGCGATACTGCCAACGACATTGCGTATTCGCTTCATCGTTTCCCGCCGCCAGAGCAGGATGAGCAAACCGATGACACCGGCAAAAATTACAGAATACATGATGCCCTGCAAGGTAAACCATAAACCGGTCCAGGCACCAATCCCCCCAAACAGCTTAACGTCACCCGCTCCCACAGCCCCTATAAAATACATGATCAACAAGATAAGAAACCCTGCTCCAAGACCCTGCAAAGAAAAGAACAGCCCCTCCCACCCGTCCAGAACGCCATAATAGACAGGACCGGACAGCATAGCAGAAACGGTTAAAACATTCGGTATTTTCATGGAACGAAGATCTGTAATGAATGCCGCGATCAGATAAACGGCACAAACAACAAAAGCAACGGCCATACTACATCAAAACTCCCTGCTTAAACTATTCACTGGAATAGCCTTGATAAGATTTTAACTATGGATGAACAACGAATGCTTCTTTAGAATGACTCTCTTAAAAACTTATTTGAAAAACTTATTTGAAACACTTCTCTGAAACGCTTCTTAGGGAACACTTCATTTCGGACTCTTGCTATCAAGCCTCAAGAACCTGACCGCGCCACCACCGTAAACGGAACCTCAATTCGCTGTCCGTCTGCTGTCTCAACGACAAACAGCCACGTTCCAGGCGTTGTATTAAAGCCTACGTTCCATTCCCACTCGATATAGCCGTTACCGTCGGCGGTCTCCCAGCCCAAATATTTAGCCGTGCTCTGACCACTCTTATAATAGACTGACAGTTGGGCACTGCTTCCCGGCTCCACTTTCACTTTTACCTTAGCCTGCTTGCTAGCAACGGCCGGATTCGGCTTCTCCAACAGCTCAATAGCCCCGTTAGTCCCCGAGCCATTCCCTGAACCCGTCCCTCCTTCGCCGGTGTCACCGATCCATAATCTCTCCTGAGCTTTTGCCTGCAGCACGATGCGTTTGTTCAAGAAAGGAACCCGGATCGGAAGCGCGTAATTCACCTCAATGCCGAAATAGGGACTCGCCCCGCTCTTCAAATTCGGAATGTGAACATTGGACACATGGATTCGATCATAGTCCAGAAGATTATCAGGCATAAATGGCTTCAGCATCGGCTTGACCACGGGATCGAGTACGGCTTCCACGGTTTGGTTCTTAAGCTGCTGCAGCGGCTCCTCGCCTGACGCTACGGCTTGCGTTATCCATTCATTAACAGGAGAAGGAAGAGAGTCGCTGTAATTCGAAACCCAATCAGAAAGTGACAATTTGGGAATCTCCCAATGGGATGTGCTTGGTGAACCTTCTCCTGTTCCACTACCATCGGCATTGGCCTGCACGGCTAGCGAGACGGGATACATATGAGCCGCTACGGTTTTGACCGTATCCGAAACGGTACTCTGGAGCGCTGTCGATATCAACGTCATTTGCACGATATAAATGAGAAAAATGACAAAAAACATAAACATCGGCAGCACAAGTGCAGCTTCCACCACCATGCTTCCTTGTTCCGATGACGCTTTACCTTTATGGAGAGGTTTCTGTATTACCGATAATCGTTTCATTCAAAGTACCCCTAATCCTAATAGGAAAAATCCGCCTTGCGCTTTACCATGTAACGATTTCCCTGAACTTCGTCCCCATCGCTTCCAAATACAACGCCGATTGCTTTCGTCACCCCTGGAAGAAACCATAAACGCATGGCCGTCTTGACCTCTCCTGAAGCGTAGGTAAATCGCTCCGCAGGATTGATGCCGGTGTTCAATCGAATCAACGCCAACATACGCGACAGCTTCTTCTCGTTATTGCTGTGAATAAACAGAAATATTCGCAAATGATCCCTGTAAGTCAGCTCAACGGGGACATACTTGGATAGCCGAACGCTCCCCTTCTGACACAACTGGATCATATCCTCAATGGCCTTCTCAATCCCATACAGAATCGCTGCCGCCAAAATCGCCAACGGATTTCCCAATTTACTATTCACAATGAATCCTTCCATCGTCCGGATCGCGAGTCTGGAACCAAAGATCTCTGCATAGGCCGCCGAGATATTCCCGGCGGGGTTATGAAATCCGTATAGAATGTACTCCACTTCCTGGTTCCCAATGGCGAATTCCTGGATGACATCCCCGCCCGTGTTGGAACCATCAACCATTCCGGTTAATTTCCCAATATCAAAATGCTGATAATAATGAACGGCGTACTCATTTTGAAACAGTTCATCCCTGACACCGCCCAGCACGTTCCCCATAAATCCAAACATACCGTCCATATTATCCATTGCTTGTTTACCGGCATCATACGGATCATCGTCCATAGGCTTTCCCTTATTCATGTTGTCCGCTTCAGCATTAAATTGAAGGCTTTCGTCATAGTACTGCTGGAGTTCACGGAACTCATCCATAATCGCCTGATGTTGTCCATTCAACCCGTTAATCGCCTCAATGACTTTGGATGCCTGCTTCAGCTTCTGACTAGCCTGCTTCTCCATCGCCTTCCGTTCCTTATCGGATGTGCGGAACTGTTCCAATGACGCCTGCTGCCGATCTATAATATTTCCACTGCCTGATACTCCATAATTAGACACAAAACTTTGTAATGTGCGACTGGCTTCAAGCACCGTCCCCTTCATTCCCTCTCCCCCCAGCGAAGACTGAAGAGTGGTGACCGCTCGGGCAACCTGTTGGTATCGACTCTCCTGGCTATCAATCTCTTGCCGGAAGCCGTTCAAGAACTCATCGCTGTGAATTAATTTGTCAGCTTGCTTCCGTATGGATTGAATCATCTCCGCTTCTGCCCCGGATGAATCGCTAGACCCTGGTGTTACATCATTCGTGACCTGATCATATCCCCTATTAGATGAACGGTTCTCGGAATCCTTGATGACCTGCTTCATCTCTTCATTCAGATTCCTTGCTTCCTCCCATAATTGATGCGCATCCGAGAGCAGCTTGTCATTCTCCTTCTGAACTCGGCTGGCCTCCCTCGAAATCTGTGAGCCAATGGAAGAAATTCCGCTCCGGTAAGCCATGAGCAGCAGCGTATACTGTTGTTCCTTAGGAGGCCTGTCCACATCTTCCTGTTGTTTAGCCTTATAATCCTCGTATTGCGATGCCACATCAGCGGCGGTATACATACTGCCCCCCAGCGAAGTGTCGGAGATCGATTGTCCCGGCGGATCCATAACAAGCTTCGAAAGCCGGATTGCATGCTCCCCTGCTTTTCGCTGCTTTGCCAGCATTTCATCCAGCGCCGCTTCCCGCTTGTCATACAATTTGCGAAGCTTCTTAAGGACATCTACCGTATTGGAAGCTTCCTTCATGGACTGCGATAACGGTTTGAACTTGCCCACTAATTCCAAAGTGAAATCAATCGGCGCTTTATACTTCATATCCTCGATAATCTGCCGGTTGAATATGTCATAAGTCCCCAGCGGACGCTGCAGCTCAAGACCCGAACTATCGAGCTCCATTGCCATTAACCGGAATGCATCGCTACGTTCTCCCGGATTCATGCTGTCATTCAGCACATTGCCCATAATGAGATCGCCGCTGGTGTCCCCAAGGGCATATAATCCATATTCCTTCTGCAGCTGCGGATCATAGGAGGACATCACGGAGCGTACGGCTGCTCTTGTCAGCCTCTCACTTTGCACCTTCATGGCCGCGATACGCGAGAAATCAATGAATATGGCTACAAACATAAATACGGCTGCCAGGGCGATAATCAAAAAAACAGATACAGATCCATCGGACGATCGGCCCACCTCTCTCCTTTTCCGACTAGACCGCGCTTTCCCATGCTTCGTCATGACTATCGCGAACCTCCGAACTTTTGTAGAACTTCTCCTGCGGCAGCCTTATCCGTTCCATTTCTCCCGCCTTGAAACTTCGATCCGTAATATCGCATTAGATCCACCGTGCGAATAAATTCAACAGGATCCACCACGATCGATTGTGCGCTGACCTTGATCTGACCTCCATCGTCCAATATTCGACTCAATGGCGTCAGAGATACCTGCTCATTTAACGAAGTCGTCACCTTTCGAATGAGCAGCTGATTCGAATAACGCATCTCTCCCGCCATGCTAGCGGGCACAGCCGTACCGCCCTTGGACATTTTGAGTTCCGGCAGCTTCCCACTGCCTTCTTCGCCGTGCGGCAATTGTATCGACTTCGTGCCGTCTCCACCGGCCAAACCAAATAGACTTCCTAGAACATGATCATCCGTTAACCGCCAATATAACGAATCATATTGTCCCTGCCCTACGGATCCCGTAGCTGCGAACTTGTGGCTGTTGTCCCAGCTATACGCGGTCCTTTCGGAAGCCGCGGCCGATGCCTGAACCAGCATCGACTTCTGGTAGATATACAAGCATAGGAACAGAAGCAATACCGTCACCATCAGTACGATGGGAAGAACCAGGGAAGCTTCCACCGTGAAGCTCCCTGTCTCGTCCTTCCATCTTCTCGGCAGCCGTTTATTCAAGGAACTCTTTACTCTTGTTATTCACGTTTTTAAACAAGTTGTTCACCAAGGCCGTAATCTGATCTTTAAATATAAGCGCGATAATCAAAATAACGACTAGGATCAGGATCATCTCCAGCGTTCCTATCCCTTTCTCATCCTTCCAAAAAGCTTTCATCCCGTTCTTTGCCATGCTTAACATCATATTTCATACACCGGTCCCTTCTACATGTTCATCATCATAAATGCAGGCGCTCCGAGCAAAACAATCACGATCATGAAAATGACCACCATTGGCAGCACCAGCTTTGAGGAGGCCTGCTCGCCCCTTGTTCTTGCAATGGCCTTGCGCTTCTCCCACAGCACGCGGGACAAATCCCGCAGTGCCAGGACAAAGTCATTCCCGCCACGCCTAAAATTAAGCAGGACGGTTGTTGTAAATATCGATACCTCCTGAACGCCGCACCGTTTATTGAACTGCTCGAAGGCTTGCTGGAACGGATGGCCTCCCTCCCATTCAAGCACCATTCTCTTCAGCTCAGCATACAGGGGATGGTTCGCGTCCTTGTTCCGTTCCACGCAATGAATGATCGCCCGCTGCACCGTCTCGCCGGCGCCAACAAGCAGCACAATCTTGTTCAGAAGCTCCGGCAGCTCCATCACGATATCCTGCTCACGCAGCGTGACCTTTTTATGGAGGTCCTTTACCAAAGCGACGGGCAGCAATGCACCCAATCCCAATCCGGCCAGAAGTCCGATGACATCCCCCAACAGCAATGTCCACAGGCAGCCACCGATCAAAATAAGCCATGTATACGCAAGTGCCTCGGCCATAAACAATAATGTCATTTCTGTGCTGTGCCGCAAGCCATGGATCTTCTGAACGGAGCCCTGCATTCGATAAAATATAATCGGCAGGCGCATTGGAACCTTCCCTCGCTCGAGCAGAAACAACAGAGGCGGTGCTAACCGCTGCAGCCTAAGACCTTCCATTGGCACTTTGCCAAGACGATGGTACCGTTCGCCGCACGTTTGATTCAGCACCACCCAACCACCCACAAGCAGAACCATCAGCGCGCCGGATATCCATGTCAGCATGCCCGCCTCACCTCCTTACACCTTGATATTCATCATTTTGGTGATCCATAAGAAACAGCCTCCTAGAGCCGCCAGTGCAAAAGTAGAGATTATGATCCCCGATCCGCTATACATGGACTCCATATAATCGGGAGATGTCATATTCATGAACAGCAGCAGGAGGAAAGGAGCCGCAAGAAGCGCCTTGGATTCAAACCGCTTCTGGGCGATCATGACGGATATCTCCTGCTGAATATCCAGCTTTTCTCCGATGACAGAAGAGGTTCTGCGCACGACTTCAACCAGATCACCGCCTGTTCGTTTGCAAGTCGAGAAGACATCGGCAAAGTTCGTTAGATCCTCCATCCCCGCCCTACGTGCAAAATCCTGCAAAGCTGTTTCAATAGGCTCGCCGTACTCCAAACGGGACACAATGACTTTGAGTTCAAAGATCAGATCGCTGTTGCCCCCGGGATCCAGCAGCAGCAAGTCCTGAACGGCGTCCCTGAACCCATTCTCTACGGAGCGGCCAGCCGACAGAGATGAGGACAAGGAATACAGAGCTTGCTTGAAGTGAAGATTCAGCGTCTTGCGCCTGATTTCCAACATAAACCGTCGCCAAAATTTAGGGACCGTCAGACCTCCCGTTCCAAGCAGCAGCGACAAAATCAGATTGTGATAAAACAGATAACCGATGAAGAAAAACAAAAGGCCGCCAAGGATGACACATCCTGTTCTCTGTCTAAGCGAGAGATGATAGACGCCGTAATCCGGGAGAGTGTTGGTTCGAGTAGGCGCAGCATGCTCACGCTTTCCAGCCCCCTTACTCCTCTTGATCACCCTCTCACCTTGACCCTCTTCCGGAGTCAATACCGAACCGCCAGATTGCTTCATGACGTCACCTCCATCATCTTCTGCAGCGGCCAAGCCGTAATCCCGGCCATATGAAGCTTGTCCGCCGATTGAAGCGGGTTACCGCAAGGTTCAAGACACCCAATCACCCGGCCGCCTGATTCGCCCGTCTCGCGGAACCGGTACAGTGGATTCAGCAGCACCTCGCCGCCGCTCATTCCGATCACTTCGCTAATCTCCGTTACGCGCCGCGATCGATCTCTAAGCCGGGATAAATGAACGAAAATATCAATCGCCGAGCTAATCTGCTGACGGACTACGCTGATCGGAAGATCCGCACCGCTCAGCACCATCGTTTCCAAACGGCTGATCATGTCCTGCGTGCTGTTGGCGTGCCCCGTCGACAGACTTCCGTCATGCCCAGTATTCATCGCCTGCAGCATATCCAGCGCCTCGCTTCCCCGTACCTCGCCCACCACGATCCGATCGGGGCGCATCCGTAGCGAGGAACGAATCAGATCGCGTATCGCGATTTCCCCCCGGCCTTCCGTGTTGGCATTCCGGGTCTCCAGCGACACGAGATTCGGAACCGTCACGATCTTCAATTCCGCCGAATCCTCGATCGTGATGACACGCTCATCAGGCGGAATATACTGCGATAATGCAT
Above is a window of Paenibacillus sp. FSL K6-1330 DNA encoding:
- a CDS encoding DUF6382 domain-containing protein, yielding MLGLKADFMQNGGTIMVLDRAEGIQSSELNHVQLGMIRSSRIPHFLKLHMKEVDYKVTLEYDITGKKMLSQALKSERMTLTEYFGLLLQIVTALEDSKLYMLQPENYILHEDYLFIEGSLDLGTLYLTYVPVAATEAGGTRLPVMLKELMTRLLASVTELKGGGIQALMSFCSEQSFNLPGLKKLVVDLLAGEGEDHRAVTQANAAVSSGLNQGSLYTGSQSSNMGSKPAFAFTEPARGRTAVPQTESDINTDKQSLIRGLTERTNEMFGKRGKSEETNSHVGRSPLGSTPSWLPDTDDTNSEASDNDKTSPLRTYILLGCLLAAAGAWRLLYMNQPTSLMLGLSVGITILLAAVTWLGWTGKLQLLSRRSGDWSGSLPMFESTELSPQEHSKWKSVPRFQADPLSGLLGDNSETDAGKAEAELEEGKENWRWRVPKSPVNSERDHHSAGYPAQSPQGHAYSRSSEAAAATADPYGEEGDYYAQLAQRTEVLSVPGGGGATVLLSPDAAARPGVQHSAGAYLELNEPNAVTPQRIELHQPHFIIGRSPDVAQFVAQGVGTSRAHVELSREGGGYVLKDLGSRNGTMLKGESMVPYKEYPLMEGDVFIIAGWEFTLRRGLY
- a CDS encoding Flp1 family type IVb pilin — translated: MMLSMAKNGMKAFWKDEKGIGTLEMILILVVILIIALIFKDQITALVNNLFKNVNNKSKEFLE
- a CDS encoding type II secretion system F family protein, whose product is MLTWISGALMVLLVGGWVVLNQTCGERYHRLGKVPMEGLRLQRLAPPLLFLLERGKVPMRLPIIFYRMQGSVQKIHGLRHSTEMTLLFMAEALAYTWLILIGGCLWTLLLGDVIGLLAGLGLGALLPVALVKDLHKKVTLREQDIVMELPELLNKIVLLVGAGETVQRAIIHCVERNKDANHPLYAELKRMVLEWEGGHPFQQAFEQFNKRCGVQEVSIFTTTVLLNFRRGGNDFVLALRDLSRVLWEKRKAIARTRGEQASSKLVLPMVVIFMIVIVLLGAPAFMMMNM
- a CDS encoding TadE family protein; the protein is MKRLSVIQKPLHKGKASSEQGSMVVEAALVLPMFMFFVIFLIYIVQMTLISTALQSTVSDTVKTVAAHMYPVSLAVQANADGSGTGEGSPSTSHWEIPKLSLSDWVSNYSDSLPSPVNEWITQAVASGEEPLQQLKNQTVEAVLDPVVKPMLKPFMPDNLLDYDRIHVSNVHIPNLKSGASPYFGIEVNYALPIRVPFLNKRIVLQAKAQERLWIGDTGEGGTGSGNGSGTNGAIELLEKPNPAVASKQAKVKVKVEPGSSAQLSVYYKSGQSTAKYLGWETADGNGYIEWEWNVGFNTTPGTWLFVVETADGQRIEVPFTVVARSGS
- a CDS encoding ATPase, T2SS/T4P/T4SS family codes for the protein MMEDPFKSVRDQVRSELDMSASINNSELMARIEELVWRRRELMELTAAEKRRLVRRVFDSFRGLDVLQPLVDNPRITEIMINSHQDIFIEQDGEVKKLPLQFESQSRLEDIIQSIVGTVNRVVNESTPIVDARLKDGSRVNIVLPPIALKGPTMTIRKFPESPMTMDDLVGRGALTEEAAEQLRILVKGKYNIFIGGGTGSGKTTFLNALSQYIPPDERVITIEDSAELKIVTVPNLVSLETRNANTEGRGEIAIRDLIRSSLRMRPDRIVVGEVRGSEALDMLQAMNTGHDGSLSTGHANSTQDMISRLETMVLSGADLPISVVRQQISSAIDIFVHLSRLRDRSRRVTEISEVIGMSGGEVLLNPLYRFRETGESGGRVIGCLEPCGNPLQSADKLHMAGITAWPLQKMMEVTS
- a CDS encoding TadE family protein, which translates into the protein MNKRLPRRWKDETGSFTVEASLVLPIVLMVTVLLLFLCLYIYQKSMLVQASAAASERTAYSWDNSHKFAATGSVGQGQYDSLYWRLTDDHVLGSLFGLAGGDGTKSIQLPHGEEGSGKLPELKMSKGGTAVPASMAGEMRYSNQLLIRKVTTSLNEQVSLTPLSRILDDGGQIKVSAQSIVVDPVEFIRTVDLMRYYGSKFQGGRNGTDKAAAGEVLQKFGGSR
- a CDS encoding helix-turn-helix transcriptional regulator, which gives rise to MATEANIQGEILTGIEMIQIMFLEDNKIVSNNKEANRFEIMAVIPDMSYSQELKGEFAVERLSEIYKDIMKQIKSPALMAEILGVATINEAVLFKEFALQYWDLWGASKEETEIIFNGFREKFRIIAEKAKGATLDTSNDDIEPMEMKIDASEQPKEMTNAQKIGVKLRYYRKKKGLTGEQVAEYLNVSRMTMRLD
- a CDS encoding type II secretion system F family protein, encoding MKQSGGSVLTPEEGQGERVIKRSKGAGKREHAAPTRTNTLPDYGVYHLSLRQRTGCVILGGLLFFFIGYLFYHNLILSLLLGTGGLTVPKFWRRFMLEIRRKTLNLHFKQALYSLSSSLSAGRSVENGFRDAVQDLLLLDPGGNSDLIFELKVIVSRLEYGEPIETALQDFARRAGMEDLTNFADVFSTCKRTGGDLVEVVRRTSSVIGEKLDIQQEISVMIAQKRFESKALLAAPFLLLLFMNMTSPDYMESMYSGSGIIISTFALAALGGCFLWITKMMNIKV
- a CDS encoding A24 family peptidase gives rise to the protein MAVAFVVCAVYLIAAFITDLRSMKIPNVLTVSAMLSGPVYYGVLDGWEGLFFSLQGLGAGFLILLIMYFIGAVGAGDVKLFGGIGAWTGLWFTLQGIMYSVIFAGVIGLLILLWRRETMKRIRNVVGSIAGVFVMKSWLPWRNSQEEHLRFPFMIAVLPGVISTYVVLHL